The Phyllopteryx taeniolatus isolate TA_2022b chromosome 19, UOR_Ptae_1.2, whole genome shotgun sequence genome includes the window GTAACATCGATAAAACACAATAATTGGAACTGCGTGCAACAAATTTCATCATCGATGTGTTGTGTTGCACGATTATTGCGTCAGTCACCCTCACTGTTGCGCTATTACTGCGTTAGCAGGCCAGCATGTCACGCAGTGCACACGGTTGTaacaccacagaagaagaactgTAATCCACAAAGTTTGCTCAAAAGGAAACAGAAGAGACGGGAGATGCGGATTCAAACATGGCTAAGTTACGCAAAAGAATTCGGCCTAAGCCTTCAAAAGTGTTCCACACGACACAACGCTTGAGCCTCGTCACCGCCAAAGCCCAAAGTACGTGtgcaatatatttatattacacaatataaagtgctccatagtgctccacactttactcagtagactatgcataaaatgggcttctctccttctaatatatgcgcgcaatgcaccaaaaataccccagacacctattttcatgctattatgggaatgcacaccaattcaatgcttttggtcttcgagTAACACAAAAACTCTCTTGGATTTTGAATTTCAGGGTTCCACTGTCCCCAAGACTTgtgcgacttaagcataatcgacctccctcATAAATATTCCCAATTGTTACTCGTCGCGTGAGCTACCgcgaagaaaacaattctatgaAATTGGAAAatcaaacaagctattaacatcaatccgtggctaaatctcatcgcagaatatattgcgttcgaataattagcattttatgctgatcggctttaatgtcataattcaccgagccaaacaatgacgtcattgtttggctccgcaaaagacatttactctgcgtcaccatcgtgtacagtatattttaatccaaaagctggtttattttgagccttgtcgtgtgtcttttgacgttgtACAGgcaaaaagttaatttaaaaaaaaaaaaacatgtcagactACAAGACGAATtcggtctttcacgattgcactgtcagactactgcaataagatcttgtattccgataccaccgcatcccgtcttttacgatcactgggctttatcctggtcaactcaaacgcgaccggctACAGTTGTTACcacggcgacgacaacaacagcgGATCGCATCGTGTgtattgtaagaacaaaatgggggtaaacgtgtgaagtaatttaattacaataaagtaaaaagtcgttgttgttaccaaacccatttGTACGGTAACTTGAAAAATAACTACACAAACTATTACACTGAGGAACACAACATTTGTTGAGTTAGCTCTGACAGCTGCTTTTAACAAATCTTTGGGTACGGAATCCAAatctgatctcagtttttctctatcgcgtcaagtttttgaacaaaatgagaacaaaggAAATGTATACCTCTGTAAATAAAACACgaagatggaatagttacaagcgTTGAACACTAAAAATACAGCATAAAACGAAAGAGAACTTACAACGGTATGCCCATGGgtacaaggttaagagaaaagccagcacaaatcctcttaattcctattatgctagctttctgtttgcagatattgatagtactgagctgcacacacctcacCACACtctctcaattgtgactgcacaaacaagttgccacgtagctgtcgACGAGTCCagtcgtaatcagctggcaagtcttactacagctaaccAGTGGAATTTTGCGTATCTGGaaggtaagctgtggagaaaaaaaaaacttgatgggcaagaaaaaaataagcatgCCAAATTTCGtattaatcagcataaaaatgtgtttaacatCCATGTGTATAAATGTATGTGTACAAGAGTGAAAACAGCAAAATTGGTACCGTAttgtattcattaatttttgttGGTGGGATGGGTATGATGGGAATTTTTGAAATActtgtgtagcgtatattggcgtttgaataaaacgtaatttatttagGAAATAAATGGGTCGAAGCAGCGACGCCGGCGTTAGCGGAATTTGATGCGTAACGTTATAATCACGCTATATTGTCTCTCGTAAAGGGCACcaagtctcttttttttatgtgtaaaatGTAGGAAACGCGACAAACCTTCAATCAGTCTTATAATCTAAAAGTTGCCACACTTTATGAAATTCGAATCCTAGATTGCAGAGACTTCATTATTcaactcaacacacacacaaaacacgacACGGGGTGGaattttatagatttttttttttttttttttatgaaatctaCGAGGGAGCTATAGGGGGAAACAGAGGGGTCTAACTCCAGAAAGAAATAACACTCAAGGTAAACAATAAGGGAAGATAGGACCGAGTGTTGCTGGACTGAAAATTAGTACAAAGTTGGAACTTTGTATGAAGCTAGTATTTTCCCCAACATTATAAGGCActaattttgcacattttggcaACGATTACGGTGTCCTACTCACGACCATAGATCCGTGGGACTTTGGATTGGTCTGTCTCGGGAAGCACGGaggcaggtttggttgaagaaaaaggatgcacaAATGCGTGCGTGACCGGTACGGGATGCCGGTAGTTGCTTGCTGAGTCTCCGCCGACCGCTCGCGGCTAGGAAAAGTGATCGAAGCCACATGGCCGGCTACCTCGATTGAAAGCGCCGCCGGCTTGGTTGAGGCGGGCGCTCGCGCATGTGGTGGCACCAGAGGACAACGGAAAAGGAAGGGGGTTGGCTGAAGCCCCGGCAGCAGAGAAGCAGGAtacaagagaagaaaaaaaacaagtgaggagaagaagaggcgggagtcaaaggttaaatactCAGGAGGACGGAGAGACTGgaggaagaccacacccatcatctTGAATTTACTCTACAGTTTTAACCCATAAAATGGCTTTAAAACTCCTATATTAATCAAACACACTCCccactttgtactcttactcatagatcaaccATATAGAacgattgtttaaactttagtcttggcaaatcaactgcttatggttcaatgcAACACTTCatgctgtttggcttcaaaccaagacaaacagttctcaaaatctcacagttGCACCTGTAAAgatgacacactgacacagacatcaaggaatacatttgtaatatttctgcagagtttgtgaaCTATCAAAATTTTATCTTCAATTAAAGAAAACCCTGAATGGAAGTCCACGGgttgcagtaactctcaaacgccagtggaTGTCGCCCGTGTCCCAGCAATTGGTCCTATTAGAGAGAGAATCGCCCCAGCTTTCAGTTGCTctgtcagttcaaacgaagaaaaggactctgatgactgtaaaccaagattttgaGGGGACCTGCaaattaatttagggtccacttGACATGCGCCAGGTGTCTTTTTAGTGGCCGTCTCGCACACCAGGGCGGCTTGGAAGACTGCAGCTTATCAAGTTGTGGGGGAGTTACTGTGGCACCTCAGGTTgggggagcatgtccgctacacttgTTTAAACAGCTTTTATAAGCGGACATCAGAAAGAATAGGTGCAATATTTGTAACAGTGGGAAACCCAATTTCACAAGCACCAAATCTAATCACTATAATGTCTTGCTTTATAGGAGAGCGTTGACAGACCAAGTTTAGAGTAATCCACCTATTGTGATACAGAAATTTCTGCGACATGACCCCAGTTCCATGCTTTGACGTCCTCCACGAGACATCTGGGGAAGCTCCTCAGACTCTTCAGCCCCTGATCAACGGATTGGTGTCTGCCATAACTGCAGACCCATGACAAACCTCATTGACACATCTTGAATGAGGCCGTGTTACGCAAAGCCAGACGAATGTGGAATAACATCCGGACAGCTGATGAACTTCGTAACCTCGGAGTGAACAACAGGCAATTCCGCCAAGGCCGCCTATCACCACTATGTGAAGTGGAAAATCCCCAAGGAGATTATATAGGATTCAGACAAACCACCACAGAaccacatttcatatttttaaagcatttaGCTAGTAGAAATGTGCACGTTATGTTactttataaatacagtatttgtggaCCCATTTGCAccttatttttgaaatgtacttCTTGGACTGTCTGCAGATTTACCTCTACCATTTTGAAATCGttcaattgtgaaaaataaaaaactgaaaatgaatggttCCTTCTTCACAAGTGCCActcagaaaacaaacatttccttcCAGTTCATCAACATCAGTGCCCTATGTAACGCTTGTTCATGGattgcatatttaaaacaagaaatttGAAATTAATTGTAGTATTGAAGCACATTTTATTTAGGATATATGCAGAGTCAATTCTGTTATTCTAAGAGGTTTGTCTGGTATTCCGGCACTGGCTCGTGTCACTCCAATCTTGACCGGGCAGTGTCCTTCAGAAAGAATCTCACATTTAGATAactgaaaccggagtgcccggagaaaacccacgcaggcacggggagaacatgcaaactccacacgggcggggccggggattgaaccccggtcctcagaactgtgatgctgacgcttgggaagttgtgttaaacataaatcaaaacagaatacaatgatttgcaaatcatgttcaacctatatttaattgaatacactacaaagacaagatatttcatgttcaaactgatcaacttgattgtttttcgcaaataatcatgaacttagaattgtatggctgcaacacgttccaaaaaagctgggacaggttgagaaagttgaggaatgctcatcaaacacctgtaagtccgtgagaaaatagtctaacagttaaaggacaatgttcctcaacgtacaattgcaaggaatttagggatttcatcatctacgggccataatatcatcaaaaggttcagagaatctggagagatTTTATGggtgtaacacgttccaaaaaagctgggacaggtggcaaaaaaagactgcgaaagttgaggaatgctcatcaaacacgtgtttggaacatcccacaggtgaacacgcTCATTGGGAacaaggtgggtgccatgattgcttccctgaatggctcagtcattcacaagcaaagatgggggcgagggtcacctctttgtgaacaagtgcgtgagaaaatagtccaacagtaaggacaatgttcctcaacgtacaattgcaaggaatttagggatggtgaggtgtgctgtaggtgtgacagacgaatttaaggtggacgtgggactgcatcagggatcagccctgagccccttcctttttgcagtggtgatgaatAGGTTAacaaatgaggttagactggaatccccgtggaccatgatgtttgcagatgacattgggatctgcagtgaaagcagggagcagctggagaaacagaaagatggaggcatgtactggaaagaagaggaatgaagattagccgaagtaaaacggAATATATGTGCacgaatgagaggggtggtgggggaagagtgagggtacagggagaagagatagcgagggtggaggactttaaatacttgggctcaaccgtccagagcaatggtgagtgtggtcaggaagtgaagaaatgggcggaggaaggtgtcaggtgtgttatgtgacagaagagtctctgctaggatgaagggcaaagtttataaaacagtggtgaggccagccgtgatggacggattagagacagtggcactgaagagacgacgggaagcagagctggaggtggcggaaatgaagatgttgaggttcgctctcggagtgaccaggttggataaaattagaaatgagctcatgagagggacggccgagcttcgatgttttggagacaaagttagagagagcagacttcaatggtttggacacgtccagaggagagagagtgagtatatcggtagaaggatgatgatgaggatggagctgccaggcaagagagcgagaggaagacccaagagaaggttgatggatgtcgtgacgGAAGACATGATgacagttggtgttggagaggaggatgcaggagataggctcacatggaaaaggatgacgcgctgtggcgacaccCTAACGGGACGAGCCGAAAGGaatcatcatctacggtccataatatcatcaaaaggttccgagaatctggagaaatcactgcatggaagttatttattatttgctaaaaacaatcaagttgatcagtttgaacatgaaatatcttgtctttgtagtgtattcaattaaatataggtcgaacaggatttgcaaatcattgtattctgtttttatttatgtttaacacaacttcccaacttcattggaattggggttgtaatattactatttatttttgcatttacttctgctcacagacacacacacacacacacacacacatatagacaagcctTCTGACTTCCACTGTGGAAGTTTGGTGGAGCGGAGAACTAATCTCAATCTCATTTCTTTCCAAATAAATGTAACTCATCTGTCTCTCCTAATAAccttatatataaatataaactaTAATGCAGAACATTAAAGTCACAAGATGAGAATTGACTTGAACAatccatgtgtgtttgtcttgtgtcttgcagacatcagtgAAGATCTTTGTCCTGAGCGCCAGGAGCCAGAGAACcatcacattaaagaggaagtagaggaggaagaggtcccccacatcaaagaggaagaggaatcGCAGCCCCCTTACAtgaaaaaagaggaggaagagtgcCCCCACATCGAAGAGGAAGATGAGTCGCAGCCCCCTTACAtgaaaaaagaggaggaagagcacccccacatcaaagaggaagaggagttgcagcccacacacatgaaaaaaGAGGGCGACGAAGAGTGCCCCCTCATCAAAAAGGGAGAAAAGGAGGGTATCACCAAGTTTCCAACGACTGGTGTctctttgaagagtgaagatgaaggtcaaaatGAGGAGCCTCCAAGCCGcggctcaagtcaacacatgacaaccgaaggtgatggagaccactgtggaggatcacaagcagacggcctcttagctccactatcagataatgacgacatgacgtcacactctTCTGACTATGATGATAATAAACAGTCTGAAGGTCATATGACttgtcacactgacaacaaacgatggaaatgttctcagtgtggcaAAACCTTTGCTTGTAAGAGCAGCTTGAAACaacacatgagaatacacactggagaaaaaccttttacctgctcagattgtggtcaaagTTTCACTCGGAAGGgagacttaaaaatacacacaagaacacacactggagagaaaccctttgcctgctcggtttgtggtcaaaggttcACTCGGAAGGgagacttaaaaatacacacaagaacccacactggagagaaacccttTGCCTGCTCCGTTTGTGATGAAAGATTCTCCAgaaagggaagcttaaaaatacacacaagaacccacactggtgataaaccttttgcatgctcagtttgtagtAAAACATTCTCATATATGGCAAACCTAAAAATACACacgagaacgcacactggtgagaaaccttctgcctgctcagtttgtggtaaaagattcactcagaacagtgatttaaaaaaacacacaagcacgcatactggagagaaaccttttgcctgttcagtttgcagtaaaagattCACGCAGAGCagtgacttaaaaaaacacacaagaacccatactggagagaaaccttttgcctgctcagtttgcggtcaaagatttcCCGTAAACGcaagcttaaaaagacacacaagaacccacactggtgataaAACTTTTGCCTGCgccgtttgtggtcaaagattctctcatacAGATGGGGCGAAAAcccaagtgtgctggtgagaatcACAGTGATCAAGAGGCTATAAATGATTAATTTGATTAGCTTTTATTAACGGAataatttcagaaaaccaaccaAGGATGAAGCCAACTGAAAAGGCATAGGGTGAATCCATGGCTTATTATGCCTACGCCCAGCATTAATTTGTTTAGTACCAAAATAATTAGAGATCATTTATATCAAACTAGTTTTTCAATGTGTTTCGTTCATTTTCCACAGTATTCAGAAGCTGTTGCGGGTTTTTTGTCGGAGCAGTAGAAAGTTGTATCATCagcaaataaaacacatttgagtaCTTTGGAGACTGCAGATATCGTCACTATAGAATAAGAATAATGTAGGGCTTAATACAGAGCCTTGGGGAACCCAATAAGTGACTTTTAattgtttggatttttgtgtTGTTAAATTGCACGTATAGATTAAGAGCATCCAAAGAATGTTTCATCCACTTATGTGCCAACCCTCTTATACCATATCCTTCTAATTTTTCCATTAATATACTATGATCAAGAGTGTCAACGTTTTtagctgtataaaaaaaaataacaccaaatTCTTTATCTATACTCGTAGATATCCCTCCCACAAATTCCATTACTGCCATTGAGGTTGGTGCTTTTCGCTCTAAAGCTTTATTAATTTTCACTTAGAAGATTGTGTTTCTTGATAAATATGTCAAATCTTTGTGAATAAAAATGATTACGAACAGTGGAAGTAAAGATGTTGGGTTATAGTTAGCAAATTGATGTTTTACTCCACTTCTATAGACAGGAATTGCTTTGGCTTAAAAAATAGCGGTTTGAAAAGAGATTATAGATGTctatgaattgttgaaatatgttGTCTATAATACTTTTTAATGGTGCCCTATCAATATCAAATCAATCAGTGGTTTTGGGAGTTTTTACAATAGCTAGTATTTGATCATTTACAGCATTAATCAACATAgacgatgttttttttaatacactatATTTCTTGGCCCTGGAATTTCTGCTGCTAGGTCACATTCAGTATGGACAAAGAAGTTGTTAaattcatgacattttttcagACAACAACACTTTTATCTTTTATAAAATCTTCTGCAGCAtggtgatgactggttagcacatccgcctcacagttttgaggacccgggttcaaatccggcataCACAAATCATCATCAGCATAGCTGCGACCCCAGTGAGCATAAGCGatgtagaaaatgaataaaatattctggatattactttttttttggaaccgtTTTTTGATGACACTGTTTAATACCCTCCAGATTTCTTCTATATTGCTCTTGTTTTGTCCCAGTAGTGTGTGATAATGTTCTTTCTTACTTGTTCTTATCATATGTACTCATTTATCTGTACATTTTGTACTTCATTTCAGCATCTTTTGTCTTTAACTATCAATGTTTTATGTAAAGTATTTTTCGTTTTGCACGCATCTTGTATCCCTTTcataatactgtacatggcttttcaaaacaacaactgtttcccggtaacttttttaaaattgtgaccGTTAatgttataattattatattcgTTGCgtttaacatatttttttcaagagttAAACATTTCTCTGCATTTTCTCTGGTGTCCCATTCATAATGACATTACAATTATATTGAATTTATTCAGGTAGTCTTTAATTTGAGTGAAATCTTTATACAGGCTGCTACTATTTAATTGTATGACAGAGAAtgcatttcccatttttgtttatttgtataataTGAAAAGTAAATAGCATCATACAGATTTACAAAAATCTACATTCTTGTATTCTAACTCACATGTATCTTCACgttatcttttgtattttctaaaAGCCTCCCGTGGACAAGTGTTGA containing:
- the LOC133469511 gene encoding gastrula zinc finger protein XlCGF57.1-like; amino-acid sequence: MCARRTAEYKQQLWKPNSRQLPDAVFNVRPQTVLHRADISEDLCPERQEPENHHIKEEVEEEEVPHIKEEEESQPPYMKKEEEECPHIEEEDESQPPYMKKEEEEHPHIKEEEELQPTHMKKEGDEECPLIKKGEKEGITKFPTTGVSLKSEDEGQNEEPPSRGSSQHMTTEGDGDHCGGSQADGLLAPLSDNDDMTSHSSDYDDNKQSEGHMTCHTDNKRWKCSQCGKTFACKSSLKQHMRIHTGEKPFTCSDCGQSFTRKGDLKIHTRTHTGEKPFACSVCGQRFTRKGDLKIHTRTHTGEKPFACSVCDERFSRKGSLKIHTRTHTGDKPFACSVCSKTFSYMANLKIHTRTHTGEKPSACSVCGKRFTQNSDLKKHTSTHTGEKPFACSVCSKRFTQSSDLKKHTRTHTGEKPFACSVCGQRFPVNASLKRHTRTHTGDKTFACAVCGQRFSHTDGAKTQVCW